The genomic interval TGAATACGGTTTTATATCAATAAATGTAAAAAGAAAGATAAAATAAAAGATATTATACGTCCAGACTAAGTTTGTACTTAAGTAATTTAAAGTTCCAATTATTGGTTTTATAAGTATTGGAATAAAACCATTTTCTACAACATCTAAATAACTTATAAAAATTAAAAAAGAATAGATACTATAAAATAGATATACTTTTTTTTTAATTTGAAAAAATAAGAGAAAATGATAAAGAGATATAATAAATAGTATCCCTAAAACAAATATGATTATACCATTTTCATTTGGGTTATTTAAAATAGAAGATGATAGTAAAAACATTAATTATTTAATAGTTAAGGTTTAAAAATTTATCAGTTGATACTTTTAACTTTATTTAGATAATTTCTCTTTTTTTCGTTTTTACAATTTAAAAATATTTCTTTGACGTCTTAAATGCTATTTTTTATAAAAAGTAAAAGACAATATCATAAATAAAGTTTTATGATATTGTGTTTTTACTAAACTAAACTAAACTAAACTAAACTTTTTCTTCTTCAAATATACTGCTATGTATTTTAATTGAAAATGTTTCTCAATCTATCTTTTAATTAATTTATTTTATAACGCTTAAAGCTATCTTAATTTGATTTTAATATCTTTAAGTATATATTTAATGTTTCACTATTTTTCTAGAAACAGTACCTTTATCAGTAACTATTTTCACAAGATAAATACCGTTAGAAATTTTAGATAGATCTATTTTTTTAGTAGTACTTTCCATAATTAATTTACCAAAAATGGTAAATATTTTCATTTTTTTAATTTTAAATTGGTTACTTAATTTAAGAGTAAGAATATCTGTAACTGGGTTGGGGTACAATCTTAAATTTTTACTTGTGAATATATCATTACTAGATAAAACAGTTGTAGCTGTTGTAAATGTTTTTACAGAACCATAACTTGTTCCTTCAGCGTTTATCGCATAAGATTTATAAGAATATGGTGTGTTAAGTGTTAAATTAGTAACTGTATTTGTAAAACTACCAATACCAGTACCATTAGATATTTTAATAACATTACTACTTCCTATAAGAGGATCTGCTGTATCTGAAGTTAAAGAATATACAATACCACGTTCCGTAACAGCAGCACCACCATTTGTAGAAATGTTACCCGCTAAATCAACACTAGTTCCATTAATTCTTAAGGCATCAGTAGTTGTAAGTGTTGCTATTTTAGAGCGTTGTGTTCTAGCAGTATTAGTTATAACAGGTGCGTTATAATCAAAAAATATGTTTGCAGTACTTTCTACAACATCAGATAAACTAAAAGTACTTTTTGGCTTAATCTTGAAGAATACCCAACCATGACTTTCGGGTTCATTTGATAAACTATCTGCTAAATGAATGTTCTCAAAAATGAATTCTAATTTATTACCATCAGTTAATGAAGGTCTATAATTATGACTTGCAGAAATAGGCGTAAAAGTGTCCCAATCTAAATCAGCGTCTAGCTCATTTTTAACAACAATATTAATTGCAGAAGCACTACCAGTATTCTGGAATCTTATTCTATAATTTAGGAAATTTGGTAGTTCTACGGTATCTATATAATCTCCTTCAAAACAAATAATATCATTTGGGTCATAAGAGTTTACTACAGGCTCTGTTGCGCTACTTGTATTATTATTTAAATCTACGTCTGTATCAGTACAAGTTATTGTACTTGTGTATGTAATTTCATCTCCACCATTTACAGGGTTAATAGGGTCTACAGGCGTGTTAATATTAAAATGAACTTCTATAAAACCTTTTTCAAAAGGTAGTAAGTTTGTATAACTCCAAGTTAATAATGTACTTGTTTGAGAACCTAGAGTAGTACTCGGAATCGAGGAGTTTTCACTTAAAAAATTAAGTTGTGTGTCTAAAAAAGCTAAATCAATATTGCCAGATAAAGTACTAGAACCAATGTTTTCATAGTAAACTCTTACAGAGGTGTCAAAGCCAGGTCTTGCTTCAAAAGTTGGTATTACAGTTACTTTTACATCGTTTACTACCTGATTTGCTGTGATACAAAAGTCAATAACTTCTGTTGAACCAGAACCAGAAAATGTTTTAGATTGTGTTGTTGGGGTTACACTAAAAAAACTTGGTAAATTTGTGAAAATTTCGATATTGTTTGTAGCTTCTTGTGTATACATTAAATATTCACCATTATTGTTAGTGAAAGTTACATTAGAGGTATTTGCAGCAGTATTAGTTAATTTAGTATTTATTGATTTTGTATCAGAAGGATCACATCCATCATTATTAAAATCAAAAGAAACAGTTCCTTTAATTGTATTTGAGTTTGTTGGTATAAAAGAACATAAATCAGAATAAAATGATTGACTGTCCTTATTTGTGAAATTAGTATTTGCATATGTTATATTATCTACACAAATTAAATTTAAATTTGGGTTATTTGATGCGTTAAACTTACTTGTTACAATAGAAGTGTTATTTCCATTTTTTATATTTAAACTTGTTAATTGATTAGAATTACAATACAGAGTATTTAAATTTGTTTGTCTAGATAAGTCTAAACTTGAAATTTGATTGCCACCACATGCTACTGTATTTAATAAAGTGTTTGTTGTTAAATCTAAACTAGAAAGTTGAGTTGCAGAACAGTTTAAAACTGTTAAAGCAGTATTTTGTGTTAAATTTAAACTCAGTAAAGGGTTATTTCTACAATCTAAATGAGTTAATCCCACATTGTTAATTATATCTAAACTAGGTATTTGGTTTATATAACATTTTAAAGTAGTTAAGGTATTTGTATTTGGTAGTAAAAGTGAATTTATTAAGTTATTATTACAAACTAAACTTACTAAAGAAGTATAAGGAGAAGTGTCTAAAGATGTTATTTTGTTAAAACTTGTATTTATAGTGGTTAATGAGTTTGTGTTTGGTAAAATAAGTGTATTCATATTATTACTATTACAAACTAAACTTACTAAAGAGGTTTGCATTAATGCATCTAACATTGTAACTCTATTTGAACCTAAATTTAAAGTTGTTAGAGATGTTTGCTGTTGTAAATCTAAAGATGTAAGATTATTATTATTAGTTATAAGTGTTTCTAAACTGCCAGAACTAGGTAAAACTAAAGTACCAATTCCGGGAAAACTTTGTATTGTAACACCATAATTTTGATTTGAGGAACAGTCTAGATAAGTTAAATTAGTTAATGCAGACACATTTAAACTAGTAAGCTCATTATTTTTACATGTTAATGAAGTTAAATTTGTAAAAGCTTCAATACCTGTAAAATCTGAAATACCATAAGAAGTTATTCCACCACCACCTACACACGCAGGGTCATTTGGATCAGGACATCCTCCCATGTCTTCTTGGCTTTGACGATTAGAAATATTTAAAGTTGTAACAGCTGCTGCTTCTGTTAACGAAATTTCATTATTATTGTCGGTATCAATACTTGGATTATAATTGAGTAAAGCTTGTTTAAATTCCCAGTCTGGAATATTTACATTTTGACTTTGCGTTAAATTAGAAATTAGTAAACAGAATGATGCGAGAAAAAATAGTTTTGTATTCATAATATTTTTTTTAATTTTTTGTTTTAATAGTTTTTAAATTTAAACTACCTTAAAGTGTATAGAGTACACCATTTAATAAAATAAGTAGTTCATTTGATTAACTATGAGTTTCATAGAATGAACTATTTTTTTTAGTAACTGAATCACTATCTGTAATTATTTTCACAAGATAAATACCGTTCTCAATTAGCTAAATTATTTATTTAAAAAACTACCTTTGAAAAATGAAATTAAACATTGCCAACGTCTGGAATACTTCTTTACAATCAGAATTTAATAAATCTTATTTTAAAGAGTTAATAGATTTTGTTTCTCAAGAATATAATAGTCATCAATGTTTTCCGATAAAAGATGACATTTTTGCAGCTTTTAATTATTGTTCTTTTGATGATGTAAAAGTGGTGGTTATTGGCCAAGATCCCTATCACGGAGAAAATCAAGCAAACGGTTTGTGTTTTTCTGTAAAAGATGGAATAAAGCATCCTCCATCATTAATTAATATTTTTAAAGAGCAAACTACCGATTTAGGTAAAGAATATCCAGAAAGTGGTGATTTGTCTTCTTGGGCTAAACAAGGTGTTTTATTGTTAAATGCTACGTTAACAGTAAGAGCACATGAAGCTGGAAGTCATCAAAAACAAGGTTGGGAAACGTTTACGGATGCTGTTATTAAAGAAATTTCTAATCAAAAAGAAAACGTTGTTTTCTTACTTTGGGGCGGTTTTGCAAAGAAAAAAGTAAAATTGATTGATAAAAAGAAACATCATATTTTAGAATCTGGACATCCATCGCCATTAAGTGCCAATAGAGGATATTGGTTTGGAAATCAGCATTTTTCTAAAACAAATGAATATTTAAATTCTCTTGGACTGTCGTCAATTGATTGGTGATTTCTATTGTTTTGTCATTGCGAGGAACGAAGCAATCTCTACTTTTAAATTATCAGATTACTTCGTTATTCTTCCTCGTAATGATAATGTGATGTTGAAACAAGTTCAGCATAAAAAAATCCGCTTAAAAAAAAGCGGACTCATTGAATTTGAATAGTAAGAATATCTTTAGAATATTTAATCCGTATAAAATTAATTTATACTTTTTGTATACCATTTATAGGCTGTATTGTAGATTGTATCGTTGTGTTTTCTGCTAAACCACATGGTTTGCTGGTACTTCTACAAGAAGAAAAACAAAGGATACCTGTGATACAAATGGCTAAAAGAGCTATTTTTTTCATGTTAATAGTTTAAAAATTAAATGTACATATTTTTTATGAATTCACCAGAATTTTTCTTCTCCTCAATAACGTTAAAGGAGATCATTTTATTTTGAATTCTTGTTACTAAATTTTTTGTGATGGGTTTTCCCTCGTTCCACTCCGTTATTTTAAGCCATTTTTGAATGTCTTCTAACTGCTGACTATATCTTTCAGCTAAGATGGAATCAATATTTTTTATGTCTTTAAAATCTTCTGTTTGATGATTTATAATGTCTAAGACTTTCTTAACCTCTGTAAAATTATTTTCTAAAACTTCATTTCTTACTGCAACAACAAAACAAGGCCAGGGAGTAGGGCAGTCGTCAATTCTTCTAAAAGTACCATTATCTACCAAAGGTTTGGTGGTAAAATGCTCCCACATAAAATAATCTGCTTCTCCGTTTGTAAGCGCATCAATTCCGCCTTGTAAATTACCAATCACTTTAAATTTAAGTTTGTCTAAATCCCAACCATTATTATGGGCATTTACTATTGCCATTAAATGTGAGCCAGAACCGAATCTGCTTATAGCTATGGTAGCATGTTCTAAATCTTCTATTTTTTTAAAGGATGATGTAGCGCCAACATGAATTCCCCAAATAAGTGGGCTCTTTACAAATGTTTGTACGATCTTAGATGGATTTCCTGCGGCAATATCCTTAATAATTCCTTCTGTTAAAACAATGGCAATATCAACCTCTCCAGAACGCAGTGCTTTGCACATTTGTCCAGTGCCACCATGATAATCTTTCCAACGCAGATTGATATTTTGTTTTGTGTATTCTTTATTTTTTAGTGTTAAGTACCAAGGGTAGTTAAAATGTTCTGGTACGCCACCAACTTTTAAGTCTGTCATGTATTAAACTAATTTGTCTAATGTATATTTTATTAATTTATCTATTGTTTCTTCCGGATTCTTGCTAAATATTCCGTTTACTCTGTTTGCCATAATTGCGTTTAAAGAACAGGCTTTATGACCTAATAATTTAGCTAAACCATAAATAGCAGAAGTTTCCATTTCTAAATTGGTTACTCTAAGTCCCTTATAGTTGAAATTATCAATCTTTTTATTTAATTCATCATCTTGTAGCGCTAAACGTAAAACACGTCCCTGTGGGCCGTAAAATCCGCCAGCTGTAGCGGTAATACCTGTATACATTGTTGATGAAAGCAATTTTTCTTCTAAATTTTTATCATTTGCAATAATTAACGGATACGTTTTTTTAGTATTCCAATCGGTTTGTGCAACAAAAGCATGTTCTATTTCTGGGTGAGAAATCTCATCAACTAAATAGGAGCGGAGCATTCCGTTAATATCCAAACCATAAGAACTCAATAAAAAACTATCAACAGGAATATCTTTTTGTAACGAACCAGAAGTTCCAATTCTAACAATTGATAACGTAGTGTGTTTTGGTTTAATTTCTCTTGTTTTTAAATCGATATTAACCAAAGCGTCTAATTCGTTAAGTACAATATCAATATTATCAGCACCAATTCCGGTAGAAATAACGGTAAGTCTTTTGTTTTTATAGGTTCCAGTAACTGTTTTAAACTCACGCTTTTGAGTGGTAAATTCAATAGAATCAAAATATTGGGTTACTTTATCAACTCTATCTTGATCTCCTACAAAAATAATATTTGTAGCAATATGTTCTGGTCTTAAATTAAGATGATAGATACTTCCATCTGGATTTAAGATAAGCTCAGATTCTTTAATTTTCATTTAAGAAGTTATTTGCAATAATTTTCCCGTAGCATTATGATGCAAAAAACTATATTTTCTTGCACCGCCTAAATAAGAAGTGTCAGAACGTAAATCTGCATAATAATTCTTCTGATTTTCTAATACTTGTTGTCCAATTTTAGACAGTTTTACTGGATTAAAAGAAGTGAATAGCTTTTTAAGCGAATCAATTTTTCGTTCATATTGAATGTCTCCAAATCCAAAAACCTCCTGCTCATTTAATAATGTATTAATTAATTGATTTTTAGAGGTTAATGTATTTTTATTTGAAGTGTTAATTATAGTATTTTCAATAGAGTTTAAACCATTTTCTATCGATGGAAAACGTTGTAAATGTGCTTGTAATGCATCTTTTAAATAGATAAATGGAGACATCGGGTTAAACGCATAAATGGCTTCTAATCGCAACGGACTATCAGAGCAATATAATTGCCAAATATAGTCTGCATATTCAATATCATCTAGTGATAATGTTACTCTATTTTTATAGTGTTCTTGTAATTGATTTTCAGAAAGCTCTCCTAATCCATGTAACTTATTTGAGCCTTCAATTTTACCACTGCACACTAAAGAGATTTTTCTTCCTTTTCGATAACGTTTTAACCAGCTAATTACTGCAAGCATATTAATTTGACAAAACAAATCATGCTCAAACCACAAGATAATTTCGTCTTGTTGTTTTTGATTACAAAGATTTCTATATTCCTTTAAAGTATAGTCAATAAAAGTCTTTTTGGTAGTTTTATAAGAAGTCTTAAGAAAATCGAATCTGTTTTTCCAAAAATGCTCGCTACCAACGTCTGTAGTGGTTTTACCCTCACAAAGCATTTCTCTCCAGGTAATAATTTCACCTTTAAATTTCAGTTTTTGAAGATAGTTTGTAGTACTATCTCCATTGGTAATGTGTAAAAAAGATGCTTTCATAATTTGAAAACGTTTACTTGGTTAGTTTATTTTTAATATAATTTATTTAACATAGTTGGTGTAAAAAAAGAAAAGTAACTCATTTAAAATGAATTACTTAATTTTTAACCTCCAACACGTTTCACTGCAAAACCTTTGTCTTTTAGCATTTGCATAATCGTATCTCTATAATCTCCTTGTATGATAATCTTTTCATCTTTAAAAGAACCACCCACACTTAACTTCGTTTTTATTTCTTTTGCTAGTTTTTTAAAATCGGATGTTGCGCCAGTATAGCCTTCTATTATTGTAATTGGTTTCCCTTTTCTTTTTTCGTATTTAAAAATCAAAGGGGCGTCTTGTAGCCAAATGTCTGGCTTTTTTTCAACCACTTTTTCTGTGACTTTATGTTCTGGAAATAAATTTTTTAATTGATCTTGTAAATCCATTTTTTCAGTATTGAGTTTTCAGTCTTGAGTTTTCAGTCAGCAACTAAGTGCTAACTGTAACTTTAAAACTGCATACTATTTCTTAAGTCCTAATTCTCTTAAACGTTCATCTAAAAATTCTCCAGCAGAAATATCATCAAATTGTTTTGGATGCTCTTCATCAATACAATTTTCTAAAACATCTAATTTCATATCAGAAATAGGGTGCATAAAAAATGGAATTGAATATCGTGAGGTTCCCCAAAGTTCTTTTGGCGGATTAGTAACACGGTGAATAGTCGATTTTAGCTTGTTATTACTATGACGTGATAACATATCGCCAACATTAATCATTAATTCATCTGGCTCTGCAACAGCATCAATCCAATCACCTGCAAGGTTTTGTACTTGTAAACCTTTTCCTTGCGCTCCCATTAACAATGTAATTAAGTTAATATCTCCATGAGCCGCAGCGCGTTCTGCACCTTTAGGTTCTGTTTTTATTGGCGGATAATGGATTGGGCGTAAAATACTATTTCCACTTTTTATATACTTATCAAAATAAGTTTCCTCTAAATCTAAGTGTAAGGCTAAAGAACGTAAGACATATTTAGCCGTTTTCTCTAACATTTGGTACGTTTGCTTACCAACTTTATTAAAGTTTGGTAATTCATTAACGGTAACGTTATCTGGGTATTCTTTTGCGTATTTTGAATCTGCATCTACATATTGACCAAAGTGCCAAAATTCTTTTAAATCGCCTTCTTTTTTACCTTTAGCAGATTCTTTTCCAAAAGAAACATAGCCTCTTTGTCCGCCAATTCCAGGAATTTCATAACTTTCTTTTACATTCTCAGGTAAATCGAAAAAGTTCTTGATTTCTGTATATAAATCGTTGACTAAGGTATCATCTAAAAAGTGACCTTTTAAGGCTACAAAACCAATGTTTTCGTATGCATGACCGATTTCTGCAATGAATTTTTCTTTTCTACTTTCATCGTCCGATAAAAAGTCGGATAAATCTACACTTGGTATGCTATTCATTCTATAGGAGTTTACAAATAGGATGCTAAATTTACTAAAATCTAGGCGTTAGTCTCAATTTTTTTGCAAAAAAGATTAAAAATTTGCTGTTTTTGGAACTTGTGGTTATTTCTTTTGAAACGGAATTGTATACGATAATGTATAGTTAAACCCAAAACCAGTATCACTTTGAAAGATTCTGTTAAACCCTGGAGCGTATAAAGATTTAAAGTTTTGCTGATCTTTAACACTCACTAAAACTTTATAAGACAATGAAAATCCAAGAAATAAATTTTTAAAAGTTTCTGCTTTTACACCGATAATAAATTCAGTCCAATGTGCATTTAAACCTGTTTCTGTAATTGGAGTTGTCACTAAATCAGCTGGAAAATAGGGAAGTGTATTTGCTTCACCCGTAACTACATTTGGCGTATAGCTATTTATAGTTTGATCAAAAAGGCTTAAACCATATCTAAATCCAACATAAATTTCATTATTCATGTCAAGCCAGTTATTATAAGCATTATAGTTCATTCCCAATCGCATATAACTTCCTTTTGCAGTGGAATTTGAAAAGTCTTCGCTGCTTGTTTCTTCTTCATATCCTAGTTCTGCGGCAATAAACCAACGTTTTGTAATCCTATAATCGCCAAC from Lutibacter sp. Hel_I_33_5 carries:
- a CDS encoding T9SS type A sorting domain-containing protein yields the protein MNTKLFFLASFCLLISNLTQSQNVNIPDWEFKQALLNYNPSIDTDNNNEISLTEAAAVTTLNISNRQSQEDMGGCPDPNDPACVGGGGITSYGISDFTGIEAFTNLTSLTCKNNELTSLNVSALTNLTYLDCSSNQNYGVTIQSFPGIGTLVLPSSGSLETLITNNNNLTSLDLQQQTSLTTLNLGSNRVTMLDALMQTSLVSLVCNSNNMNTLILPNTNSLTTINTSFNKITSLDTSPYTSLVSLVCNNNLINSLLLPNTNTLTTLKCYINQIPSLDIINNVGLTHLDCRNNPLLSLNLTQNTALTVLNCSATQLSSLDLTTNTLLNTVACGGNQISSLDLSRQTNLNTLYCNSNQLTSLNIKNGNNTSIVTSKFNASNNPNLNLICVDNITYANTNFTNKDSQSFYSDLCSFIPTNSNTIKGTVSFDFNNDGCDPSDTKSINTKLTNTAANTSNVTFTNNNGEYLMYTQEATNNIEIFTNLPSFFSVTPTTQSKTFSGSGSTEVIDFCITANQVVNDVKVTVIPTFEARPGFDTSVRVYYENIGSSTLSGNIDLAFLDTQLNFLSENSSIPSTTLGSQTSTLLTWSYTNLLPFEKGFIEVHFNINTPVDPINPVNGGDEITYTSTITCTDTDVDLNNNTSSATEPVVNSYDPNDIICFEGDYIDTVELPNFLNYRIRFQNTGSASAINIVVKNELDADLDWDTFTPISASHNYRPSLTDGNKLEFIFENIHLADSLSNEPESHGWVFFKIKPKSTFSLSDVVESTANIFFDYNAPVITNTARTQRSKIATLTTTDALRINGTSVDLAGNISTNGGAAVTERGIVYSLTSDTADPLIGSSNVIKISNGTGIGSFTNTVTNLTLNTPYSYKSYAINAEGTSYGSVKTFTTATTVLSSNDIFTSKNLRLYPNPVTDILTLKLSNQFKIKKMKIFTIFGKLIMESTTKKIDLSKISNGIYLVKIVTDKGTVSRKIVKH
- a CDS encoding uracil-DNA glycosylase, giving the protein MKLNIANVWNTSLQSEFNKSYFKELIDFVSQEYNSHQCFPIKDDIFAAFNYCSFDDVKVVVIGQDPYHGENQANGLCFSVKDGIKHPPSLINIFKEQTTDLGKEYPESGDLSSWAKQGVLLLNATLTVRAHEAGSHQKQGWETFTDAVIKEISNQKENVVFLLWGGFAKKKVKLIDKKKHHILESGHPSPLSANRGYWFGNQHFSKTNEYLNSLGLSSIDW
- a CDS encoding substrate-binding domain-containing protein, which codes for MTDLKVGGVPEHFNYPWYLTLKNKEYTKQNINLRWKDYHGGTGQMCKALRSGEVDIAIVLTEGIIKDIAAGNPSKIVQTFVKSPLIWGIHVGATSSFKKIEDLEHATIAISRFGSGSHLMAIVNAHNNGWDLDKLKFKVIGNLQGGIDALTNGEADYFMWEHFTTKPLVDNGTFRRIDDCPTPWPCFVVAVRNEVLENNFTEVKKVLDIINHQTEDFKDIKNIDSILAERYSQQLEDIQKWLKITEWNEGKPITKNLVTRIQNKMISFNVIEEKKNSGEFIKNMYI
- a CDS encoding nucleoside phosphorylase; the protein is MKIKESELILNPDGSIYHLNLRPEHIATNIIFVGDQDRVDKVTQYFDSIEFTTQKREFKTVTGTYKNKRLTVISTGIGADNIDIVLNELDALVNIDLKTREIKPKHTTLSIVRIGTSGSLQKDIPVDSFLLSSYGLDINGMLRSYLVDEISHPEIEHAFVAQTDWNTKKTYPLIIANDKNLEEKLLSSTMYTGITATAGGFYGPQGRVLRLALQDDELNKKIDNFNYKGLRVTNLEMETSAIYGLAKLLGHKACSLNAIMANRVNGIFSKNPEETIDKLIKYTLDKLV
- a CDS encoding DUF1835 domain-containing protein, which produces MKASFLHITNGDSTTNYLQKLKFKGEIITWREMLCEGKTTTDVGSEHFWKNRFDFLKTSYKTTKKTFIDYTLKEYRNLCNQKQQDEIILWFEHDLFCQINMLAVISWLKRYRKGRKISLVCSGKIEGSNKLHGLGELSENQLQEHYKNRVTLSLDDIEYADYIWQLYCSDSPLRLEAIYAFNPMSPFIYLKDALQAHLQRFPSIENGLNSIENTIINTSNKNTLTSKNQLINTLLNEQEVFGFGDIQYERKIDSLKKLFTSFNPVKLSKIGQQVLENQKNYYADLRSDTSYLGGARKYSFLHHNATGKLLQITS
- a CDS encoding translation initiation factor, producing the protein MDLQDQLKNLFPEHKVTEKVVEKKPDIWLQDAPLIFKYEKRKGKPITIIEGYTGATSDFKKLAKEIKTKLSVGGSFKDEKIIIQGDYRDTIMQMLKDKGFAVKRVGG
- a CDS encoding isopenicillin N synthase family oxygenase, producing MNSIPSVDLSDFLSDDESRKEKFIAEIGHAYENIGFVALKGHFLDDTLVNDLYTEIKNFFDLPENVKESYEIPGIGGQRGYVSFGKESAKGKKEGDLKEFWHFGQYVDADSKYAKEYPDNVTVNELPNFNKVGKQTYQMLEKTAKYVLRSLALHLDLEETYFDKYIKSGNSILRPIHYPPIKTEPKGAERAAAHGDINLITLLMGAQGKGLQVQNLAGDWIDAVAEPDELMINVGDMLSRHSNNKLKSTIHRVTNPPKELWGTSRYSIPFFMHPISDMKLDVLENCIDEEHPKQFDDISAGEFLDERLRELGLKK
- a CDS encoding DUF6048 family protein, producing MYKYFISVLLLFVFANSFSQEEKNDTIVYKTSYGLRVGVDLSKPLKGAIQGNSNGLELVGDYRITKRWFIAAELGYEEETSSEDFSNSTAKGSYMRLGMNYNAYNNWLDMNNEIYVGFRYGLSLFDQTINSYTPNVVTGEANTLPYFPADLVTTPITETGLNAHWTEFIIGVKAETFKNLFLGFSLSYKVLVSVKDQQNFKSLYAPGFNRIFQSDTGFGFNYTLSYTIPFQKK